In the genome of Leeuwenhoekiella sp. MAR_2009_132, one region contains:
- a CDS encoding outer membrane beta-barrel protein — protein MNNRYLLSLVISLISICTFAQDFKITGNLKDGEQKTPLEAATVVLETIKDSTVITYTISDRNGGFELKGRTQLEKANLFVTFVGYESYEREIDISKSSNLDLGTVFLDFQVESLGDVIVKSRTPPVIIKKDTLEFNAASFKTKPDATLEDLLKELPGAEVDESGQIRINGKPVNQILVNGKPFFGDDPTIATRNLTKEIINKIQVVDTKTESEEFAGEEGDADNKTINITIDEDKNKGIFGRVAAGAGTDDRFEYAGLVNYFDNDLRVSVLGGGNNINSPGFSFGEIEKMFGGANYIAFNDNGSFNINGRSFGGGQGVTNSRTAGANLANDFGEKIETSADYFYSAADSFEETNRSRENILPQNRFFSESFSSSNTSTDNHSANMRFQAKIDSTLMIEILPKLRYVEGRNNNFGRSSTRNADGEQVNVSEYNNRGVRTNREFETRLTTTKKYGNGGGFIRANANVSSNDNERDDFLNSQTDVFGNDPQEIDRNQFTDGNDLVKKFNSSVSWRLPIIAKKLFVETKYEYNAERRTNTQLVYGFDATDQLYNEIILPQSTDFKSENTYQRPELGFNYNGEKLNAGLSAGYVMRKLTGEDRLTDENGDRVRDIDFENDFDAVEANANFRYRFNKKMSLWTSYRLNNDAPDVRQLSPYVDVSDPLNTIQGNPNLDPTNRHSFNLGLNNYDWASRTGYYSYFSVNVTNNQVVNQTQVDDNFVRNTTFTNVDGTYNAYASLSYNKDFKLDSLRTLKVELSTYGNLNRFVNFFNADQYASLTKSYTPALGLRFTWKDLFEIRPEYRVSFTETSFNRDFFEGRNFTQHNMRIRTTTYFPKWLTWENDIRYVYNPNVGADFQRDAIFWNTSLAYSFMKDKSLITFKVYDLLDQNTNSRRNATESYVEDVQSTVLQQYFMLSYSYKFNTLGKKGEVRENNWFD, from the coding sequence ATGAATAATCGCTATCTACTAAGCTTAGTAATAAGCTTAATCTCCATTTGTACATTTGCTCAAGATTTCAAAATAACCGGAAATCTTAAAGACGGTGAGCAGAAAACCCCTTTAGAAGCGGCAACTGTCGTATTAGAAACTATTAAAGACAGCACAGTTATTACTTATACTATAAGTGATCGCAATGGTGGCTTTGAGCTAAAAGGACGTACACAACTAGAAAAGGCTAATCTCTTTGTAACTTTTGTAGGTTATGAGTCTTATGAACGGGAAATAGACATTTCTAAAAGTAGCAATCTAGATTTAGGAACGGTTTTCTTAGATTTTCAGGTAGAATCTTTAGGAGATGTTATTGTTAAGTCGAGAACTCCACCTGTGATTATTAAGAAAGATACGTTAGAATTTAATGCAGCCTCCTTTAAGACTAAACCAGATGCTACGCTTGAAGATTTATTAAAAGAATTACCGGGAGCAGAAGTTGATGAAAGCGGGCAAATACGTATAAATGGGAAGCCTGTAAATCAAATTTTAGTAAATGGAAAGCCATTTTTTGGCGACGATCCTACCATAGCAACACGTAACCTTACTAAAGAAATTATTAATAAAATACAGGTTGTAGATACAAAAACTGAGTCTGAAGAATTTGCTGGAGAAGAGGGAGATGCAGACAATAAAACGATAAATATCACAATAGACGAAGATAAAAACAAGGGAATTTTTGGGCGAGTTGCGGCAGGTGCGGGTACAGATGACCGTTTTGAATATGCCGGTCTTGTTAATTATTTTGACAATGACTTACGCGTAAGCGTTCTGGGAGGAGGAAACAATATTAATTCCCCCGGATTTAGTTTTGGAGAAATTGAGAAAATGTTTGGCGGGGCTAACTATATTGCTTTTAACGACAATGGGTCATTTAATATTAATGGCCGAAGCTTTGGAGGAGGTCAGGGAGTGACTAATTCTCGTACAGCGGGAGCAAATCTCGCTAATGACTTTGGAGAAAAGATAGAAACCTCTGCAGATTACTTCTATTCGGCAGCAGATAGCTTTGAAGAAACAAACCGCTCACGCGAAAATATTCTACCTCAGAATCGTTTTTTTTCAGAGTCTTTTTCTTCTTCAAATACCAGCACAGACAATCATAGCGCAAATATGCGTTTTCAGGCTAAAATAGATTCTACGCTTATGATTGAGATCTTACCAAAATTGAGATATGTTGAAGGAAGAAATAACAACTTTGGGAGATCATCTACTAGAAATGCAGATGGTGAGCAGGTAAATGTTAGTGAATACAACAACCGTGGTGTTAGAACCAATCGCGAATTTGAAACACGATTAACCACAACTAAAAAATATGGTAATGGAGGTGGTTTTATTAGAGCCAATGCAAATGTGAGTAGTAATGATAATGAGCGGGATGATTTTTTAAATTCCCAAACAGATGTCTTTGGCAATGACCCGCAAGAAATAGATCGAAATCAATTTACAGACGGAAACGATCTGGTTAAAAAATTTAATTCAAGTGTATCGTGGCGCTTACCTATTATCGCTAAAAAGCTTTTTGTAGAGACTAAATACGAGTATAATGCAGAACGCAGAACAAATACGCAGCTCGTTTATGGTTTTGACGCAACAGACCAATTGTATAACGAAATCATATTACCTCAAAGTACCGATTTTAAAAGTGAAAATACCTATCAACGACCAGAGCTAGGATTTAATTATAATGGAGAGAAATTAAATGCAGGTTTAAGTGCAGGTTATGTTATGCGGAAGCTTACCGGTGAAGATCGTCTTACAGATGAGAATGGTGACCGGGTGCGGGATATTGATTTTGAGAATGATTTTGATGCGGTTGAGGCAAATGCGAACTTTAGATACAGGTTTAATAAAAAAATGAGTTTATGGACGAGTTATCGTCTTAATAACGATGCTCCAGACGTGCGACAATTGTCGCCATATGTAGATGTTTCAGATCCATTGAATACAATACAGGGTAATCCTAACCTTGATCCCACAAACAGGCATTCATTTAACTTAGGCTTAAATAACTATGATTGGGCTTCGCGAACCGGTTACTATAGTTATTTTAGTGTAAATGTCACTAATAATCAAGTTGTTAATCAAACGCAGGTAGATGACAATTTTGTAAGAAATACCACCTTTACAAATGTAGATGGTACCTATAATGCATACGCGAGTTTAAGCTATAATAAAGATTTTAAGTTAGATAGTTTACGCACACTTAAAGTAGAATTAAGCACCTACGGAAATTTAAATAGGTTTGTAAATTTCTTTAATGCAGATCAATATGCGAGTTTGACTAAGAGTTATACACCAGCTTTAGGACTTCGGTTTACGTGGAAAGATCTCTTTGAGATTCGACCGGAGTACAGAGTTAGTTTTACTGAAACTTCGTTTAATAGAGATTTCTTCGAAGGCCGAAATTTTACTCAGCATAACATGCGCATACGTACCACTACCTATTTTCCAAAGTGGCTCACCTGGGAAAATGACATCAGATATGTTTATAACCCTAATGTAGGTGCAGATTTTCAGCGAGACGCTATTTTTTGGAATACTTCTCTTGCATATTCTTTTATGAAAGATAAATCGTTAATTACCTTTAAAGTATATGACCTGCTTGACCAAAATACAAACTCGCGTCGTAATGCTACAGAGTCGTATGTAGAAGATGTACAAAGCACCGTTTTACAGCAGTATTTTATGTTGAGTTATAGCTATAAGTTTAATACACTGGGTAAGAAAGGTGAGGTAAGAGAGAATAATTGGTTTGATTAA
- a CDS encoding outer membrane beta-barrel protein: MFNLRVRNNLDFIKRFGSRGAYLRLDLSQEYNNQENDNLYFSESNFFGANARTETQDQFIAEDEKEYQYGLGIEQRLVLATDFYLDLNYNLSSSSSTNSRYVFEADATGDYTVRNDTLSSNFEVKTYRNTPSVGLNYDHEGWRINADVGLLNTILKNDNLLSPVSFDNTYNNLYIRTGIRYELQRSKSIYIDYRTNANTPSIRELQPVPDRTNPLNIVIGNPALRPAYSHNIGGGFRSFNFGSGGGSGIFSSFSLDFTENQVVSVSTIGEDLRRTTTYANVNGAMSASARVFYTKNTRKEAREFRYRLSLTGNHDKNVGFTNGTLFNSKRLRISPGISFTYAIQELFNINPSYSLTYNDTKYSINANRDQEFINHRVGFEATSFWPKNIIFGNDITYNYNGNVSPGFQNSSILWNTSLGYQFLDEKATVKLKVYDLLDQVVDTQRITGDDYVQDTNSLILTQYAMLSLTYKLSNFGGKSGGSPGGSRRRR, encoded by the coding sequence GTGTTTAATTTAAGAGTGCGCAACAATCTTGATTTTATAAAACGTTTTGGGAGTAGAGGCGCCTATTTGCGATTAGACCTTTCGCAGGAATATAACAATCAGGAGAATGATAATTTATATTTTTCTGAAAGTAACTTTTTTGGTGCAAATGCCCGTACAGAAACACAAGATCAGTTTATTGCTGAAGATGAAAAAGAATATCAATATGGACTAGGTATTGAGCAACGATTAGTTTTGGCAACAGACTTTTATCTGGATTTGAATTATAATTTATCATCATCATCGTCTACAAACTCGAGATATGTTTTTGAGGCTGATGCTACCGGCGATTATACCGTACGTAATGATACACTTAGTAGTAATTTTGAAGTAAAAACCTATAGAAATACACCCAGTGTAGGACTGAATTACGACCACGAGGGATGGCGCATAAATGCAGATGTAGGTCTCTTAAATACCATTTTAAAAAATGACAACCTGCTTAGTCCTGTAAGTTTTGATAATACCTACAATAATCTGTATATACGTACAGGTATTCGGTATGAATTACAACGTTCTAAAAGCATATATATAGATTACCGCACAAATGCAAATACCCCGTCTATACGAGAATTACAACCGGTTCCAGACCGTACAAACCCATTAAATATTGTAATAGGTAACCCGGCATTGCGACCTGCTTATAGCCACAATATAGGAGGTGGTTTTAGAAGTTTCAATTTTGGTTCTGGTGGAGGAAGCGGAATTTTTAGTTCGTTCTCTCTAGATTTTACTGAAAATCAAGTTGTATCTGTGAGTACTATAGGAGAAGATTTGAGACGTACTACTACCTATGCAAATGTAAACGGAGCGATGTCTGCTTCGGCAAGGGTTTTTTATACTAAAAATACGCGTAAAGAAGCACGTGAATTTAGATATAGATTAAGTCTAACGGGTAATCACGATAAGAACGTAGGTTTTACTAACGGTACGTTATTCAATTCAAAAAGACTGCGTATAAGTCCCGGCATTAGTTTTACGTATGCGATACAGGAGCTTTTTAATATTAATCCTAGCTATAGTTTAACTTATAACGATACAAAATATTCAATAAATGCTAATCGTGATCAAGAGTTCATAAACCATAGAGTAGGATTTGAAGCAACAAGCTTCTGGCCAAAAAATATCATATTTGGTAATGACATCACCTACAACTATAATGGCAATGTTTCTCCGGGTTTTCAGAACTCATCTATATTATGGAATACTAGTCTTGGATATCAATTCTTAGATGAGAAAGCAACAGTAAAGCTTAAAGTATACGACCTTTTAGATCAGGTAGTAGATACACAGAGAATCACAGGAGATGATTATGTGCAGGATACAAACAGTCTAATCTTAACGCAATATGCGATGTTGAGCTTAACTTATAAGCTAAGTAACTTTGGAGGTAAAAGTGGCGGCTCACCCGGTGGGTCCCGTAGAAGAAGATAA
- the der gene encoding ribosome biogenesis GTPase Der: MMSIVAIVGRPNVGKSTFFNRLIQRREAIVDAVSGVTRDRHYGKTDWNGREFSVIDTGGYVKGSDDVFEAEIDKQVELAIDEADAILFIVDVEAGVTGMDEDVATLLRRVNKPVFLVVNKVDNAMREENAVEFYSLGLGNYFTIASISGSGTGDLLDALVEALPEEEPVEETILPRFAVVGRPNAGKSSFINALIGENRYIVTDIAGTTRDSIDTRYNRFGFEFNLVDTAGIRRKAKVKEDLEFYSVMRSVRAIEHCDVCLVVLDATRGFDGQVQNIFWLAERNRKGIVILVNKWDLVEKDHKSTREFEKAIMEQMEPFTDVPIVFISALTKQRVYKAIETAVQVYENRSKRIKTSELNDTMLPLIEAYPPPANKGKYIKIKYCMQLPTPHPQFAFFCNLPQYVKEPYKRFIENKLREHFDFKGVPIAVYFRKK, encoded by the coding sequence ATTATGAGTATTGTAGCTATTGTAGGGAGACCTAATGTGGGGAAGTCCACTTTTTTTAATCGATTAATTCAACGTCGTGAGGCAATTGTTGACGCCGTAAGCGGTGTAACCCGAGATCGCCACTATGGTAAGACAGATTGGAACGGACGTGAGTTTTCTGTAATTGATACCGGGGGTTATGTAAAAGGGAGTGATGATGTATTTGAGGCAGAGATAGACAAGCAGGTAGAACTTGCAATTGATGAGGCAGATGCTATACTTTTTATTGTTGACGTTGAGGCAGGTGTTACCGGGATGGATGAAGACGTTGCAACGCTTTTAAGACGGGTGAATAAACCAGTGTTTCTTGTAGTGAATAAGGTAGATAATGCAATGCGTGAAGAAAACGCAGTAGAATTTTACAGTCTGGGTCTAGGCAATTATTTTACCATCGCCAGTATAAGTGGTAGTGGTACAGGAGATTTATTAGATGCTCTTGTAGAAGCGTTACCAGAAGAAGAGCCTGTTGAAGAAACAATTTTACCTCGATTTGCAGTTGTAGGAAGACCTAATGCAGGAAAATCTTCTTTTATTAATGCACTTATAGGAGAGAACAGATATATTGTTACAGATATTGCGGGTACAACTCGTGATTCTATAGATACGCGTTATAACCGTTTTGGGTTTGAATTTAATCTTGTAGATACAGCGGGAATACGTCGTAAGGCTAAAGTAAAAGAAGATCTTGAGTTTTACTCGGTGATGCGTTCTGTACGTGCCATAGAACATTGTGATGTATGTCTGGTTGTTTTAGATGCAACAAGAGGATTTGACGGGCAGGTTCAAAATATATTTTGGCTTGCAGAGCGCAATAGAAAAGGTATTGTGATTCTTGTTAACAAATGGGATTTAGTTGAAAAAGATCATAAATCTACCCGTGAGTTTGAGAAAGCTATTATGGAGCAAATGGAACCTTTTACCGATGTGCCTATTGTATTTATTTCTGCACTTACAAAACAACGTGTTTATAAAGCGATCGAGACGGCTGTACAGGTTTATGAGAACCGAAGCAAACGTATTAAAACCAGTGAGCTTAACGATACGATGCTCCCCTTAATTGAAGCATACCCTCCACCGGCTAATAAGGGTAAATACATCAAGATTAAATATTGTATGCAGTTGCCTACACCGCATCCGCAGTTTGCATTCTTTTGTAACTTACCTCAATATGTAAAAGAACCCTATAAACGATTTATAGAAAATAAGCTGCGTGAGCACTTCGATTTTAAAGGTGTTCCTATAGCGGTATATTTTCGTAAAAAATAA
- a CDS encoding DUF547 domain-containing protein has protein sequence MYLLMKRLIICLIVAFSLQSCNLLSAAGLSSAGQPTKEVPADLTSTTANSAVNVDHSDWNALLKKHVNAAGLVNYEGFKKDKTKLDAYIQKLAGYNPGNDWSVQELLAYYINLYNANTVSLIVENYPTKSIKDIDGAWTKAIVPVGDRKLSLGGIENGILRKMNDPRIHFAINCASISCPKLLDEAYTAGKINEQLDKVTKEFINSDKNEISAKTAKVSSLFNWYKKDFITSKTPTVIDYINQYSNTKINAGTTVTYKDYNWNLNKQ, from the coding sequence ATGTATTTACTTATGAAACGATTAATAATATGCCTTATAGTAGCTTTTAGCTTACAAAGCTGCAATTTACTTTCTGCAGCCGGGCTAAGCAGCGCCGGCCAACCTACAAAAGAAGTGCCTGCAGATTTGACTTCAACAACAGCAAATTCTGCTGTTAATGTAGATCATAGTGATTGGAATGCATTACTTAAAAAACACGTAAACGCCGCCGGTCTTGTAAACTATGAAGGATTTAAAAAAGACAAAACTAAACTTGACGCATATATTCAAAAATTAGCGGGTTACAATCCAGGAAATGACTGGTCTGTACAAGAATTGTTAGCGTATTATATAAACTTATACAACGCCAATACAGTAAGTCTTATCGTTGAAAATTACCCTACTAAAAGTATTAAAGATATTGATGGCGCCTGGACAAAAGCAATTGTACCTGTGGGTGATCGCAAACTTTCATTAGGTGGAATTGAAAATGGTATCCTTAGAAAAATGAACGACCCTCGTATTCATTTTGCAATTAATTGCGCTTCTATTTCTTGCCCTAAACTTTTAGATGAAGCTTATACTGCCGGAAAAATTAATGAACAATTAGATAAAGTTACTAAAGAATTTATTAATTCTGATAAGAATGAAATTTCTGCTAAAACTGCAAAAGTTTCTTCTTTATTTAACTGGTATAAGAAAGATTTTATCACCTCAAAAACTCCTACAGTTATTGATTATATAAATCAATACAGTAACACTAAAATCAATGCAGGTACGACTGTAACGTATAAAGATTATAACTGGAATTTGAACAAGCAGTAA